From the Polaribacter tangerinus genome, the window TATATTTGGTAATTTCTTAAATAAGTTTACATCAACAGTAATATCAAACGTAACTTCTATAACTTGATGTTTGTGTTTTTTTAGAGCATCTATTTTTTTATCGACCAAAATCTCACCTTTTTTAATAATTAATACCCGATCGCAAACTGCTTCTACTTCTTGCATAATATGGGTTGAAAAAAGAACTGTTTTATCTTTTCCTAACTCTTTAATTAAAGTTCTAATTTCTATAATTTGATTTGGATCTAAACCAGTAGTTGGCTCATCTAAAATTAACACATCCGGATTGTGCAAAATTGCCGCAGCCAAACCTACCCTTTGTTGATAGCCTTTAGAAAGCTGACTAATTTTTTTGGAAACTTCTTTTTTTAAGCCCACTTTTTCTATACAAGTTTCTATATCACCTTTGTTTATTTTAAAAATTGCAGCCCTAAATTGCAAATACTCACGCACATACATTTCTTTGTACAAAGGATTGTGTTCTGGTAAATACCCAATACTTTTTTGTGCTTTAATTGGGAATTGTAAAACATCTATATCGTTTATATAAACTTGTCCGTTTGTGGGTTGAATATAACCCGTTAAAATTTTCATTAACGTAGATTTCCCAGCACCATTTGGACCTAAAAAACCAATAATTTCTCCTTTACCTGCAAAAAATGACACGTCATTTAATGCCTTTTGTGTTTTATAAGATTTACTTACAGATGTTACTTTTATAGACATATTACAAATATAAACTTTCAATGTTTAGTGTCATCAAAATCGGCAATAATACTGTTTTTAAAAACGAAATAAAAAAGAGTTTAGTTTAATAAATTTATTAAATCTGCTTTAATTTTTCTAATATTCTTTATACTTTCCCAAGCATACTTATAGCGTTGTTTATACAACCACAAAGTACCTAAATCTGGTAAAAATAAGAAAAACTAATACTTATAAACAACCATAATAACACTATACTTTTAGCAGCTGCAAGAAAAGAAGATTTTATTGCTAATAAACTCCTATTACGAGAATAGTAAACAAAATAAAAATGGCTCAATATATATTGAGCCATTTTTAATTGATAAATAAATGTAGCTTAAAGTGAATATCGTACTCTAAAACTTACAAACCTTGGTAAAATAAAACGCTCGTTAATACTAAAAGATATAATACCTTGGTTTACAGAAGCCTGAGAACCTGTTGCTAATAAGTTGTTACCTACCAATTCATATTCCCACTTTGCATCTCTATCTTTTCTATAGGCCAATTTAGCATTCCAAACACTAAAATTATTTGTGCTATTACCGTTTTGTCTAACTTCAGAAAAAGAATAATCGGAAGTAAGTGTAACAGAATCCCAGATGTAAGCATCAAAATCTATAGAAGGTCTGTGTATAACAGACTTTATATCTGTTGCTCTAGAGCTGTTGCTTTGGTCTTGAAAAGAAACACTATAACGTAACGAAATATTAGGTGCTTTGGTAAAATTGGTACCTATTCTTGTATTGATACCTCTGCTGATACTTTCGTTGGTATTTTCTAAAGAGTTTAAAAATTGATACGTTTTATTATAAGAGAAATTACCACCTAAAGACGTTTGAATTTTTCTAAAACGCTTTCCAAAATTAGCAAAAGCTGTAAAGTTTTCATTGTCTAGAGGAGAGTTTAAAGTAGTACTTGTAGAAACAACGGAGTTAGGCTGAAAAATGGTATTTCTATTCACTTGATCTATTGTTTTATTATAGTTAATTCTTGCAAAAGCATTGGTACCATTAAACAAATTAAAACTACTGTAATTAAGACTTACATTATGTGAACTTGCGTTTAACAAACTTGCATTTCCTGCAAAAAAAGAATCATAGTCATTGGCTACAATACCTCTAGCAATTTGATTTACATCTGTAAAATTAACTTGTTGCCTGTAGCTAAATCGTAAACTTTCACTTCTTTTAAATTGAGCTATTGCCTGAAATTCTGGTAAAAACCTCACAAAATTATCCTGAAAAAATTCTGTACCGTATTGTGTATTTTTAGAATTATAAGAATGTACTGTAAAACCTGGGGTAAATGTAAAAATTCCAGCTTTTAAACGATACCGAACACCTGCATAAAAATCAGCAAAATTATATTCAGTATCATTAGTTGTTTGAGGGTCTGTAATTCCGTTTATAGTCGGCGTTGGATTTAGCTGAGTACCATTGTCTAAAATTTGAAAGAAACGAGAATTAAAATTTTGATTGCTCAAAATGGTTCCTCCCACAAAGTTTAAATTACTTTTAGAATTTAAAATATAGTAATAATCTAATTTAGCATCTAACTGATTTGTTTTTACACGCCTATCTTGTTCTAAATTGTAAAAAAGATTACTTCTATCTAATCCTAAACTAGCTGCTGCATCGTCGAAACCATCTCTATCATTTCTATCTAATTCGTTGTTATTATTTGGATCATTTTCTAGTGAAGCTATGTAAAAAGGGTCTTCATCTTGCAATAAATGTTTTACCTCTAAAGCGAATATACTTTTTTCACTCGCTGTATAAAAATAACTAAAATCTTGATTAATAGTATAAGGTGTAGCGTTTTCTGTTTCGGTGATATCGCTTAAAACACGAGAGTTTATATTATCTACTCTAAATTCGTTTGTAAAACGACCAGATAAGTTGTAATTCAATTGATTATTAAAATCTTTTTTGTACACTGTTGTAAATCTAAACAAACCTGTATTACTCGTTTGGTCTGTAGTATTATCTACTACATCATCTGGTGTGTTAGGATTAATATAGTCGATTGTATTAATATTTCTTTGTCCGTTGCTATTACTAGACCATATTAAAAACCCACTTAGATCTAACTTTTTATTAGGTGAATAACTAAAATTAAGAGCAGACAACTTGGTTTCTATTCTGTTAGCATTGTTGGCATTTGCAGTTAAAAACCCTATACCTGCTTCTCCAATACTTATGTTTGTTCCGTTAGATGGACTTTGACTTTGAAAATTACCACCAAAACTTCTCAAATCTCGTCTACTCAAAACAACATCTCCTAAATTGTTTACATCTCCAATAACATTTATCGTGTATTTTGGACTATAATAAAATAGTTTTGGCTGAAACAAATACAAACCTGTATCAGGAGCATTTCCTGCACCAGCGGTGATATCTCCAAACCAAAAGTTTTTCTTTCCTTCTTTTAGCTTGATATTTATGGCAACTCTATCTTGGTTGTTTTGTACACCACTTAATTGACTAACATTAGAGTAGTTTCTTAAAACTTGTATTTTATCTACCGCATTAGAAGGGATGTTTTCTGTGGCCAACTTACTGTCTCCACTAAAAAATTCTTTACCATCTACCATTATTTTTTCTACTGCCTTACCTTCTACTTCAATTTGCCCTGCATCATTTATTTCTACTCCAGGCAATTTCTCTAAAACATCTTTTAGTTTTCGCTCAGAACCATTTTTAAAAGAATCCGCATTATAAATAATCGTATCGCCTTTTACAGTTACTGGCATTTTAGAAACAATTTCTATACCATCTAACATATTGTCTTCTAACATTGTATAGTTTTTGTTTACGTTAGAAGAGGCAGTTTTAATAAAATCGCTAATTTCTTTAAATCCTATGTAACTAATTTTTATGTTGTAAACAGTATTTCTATTTACATCTAACTTAAAGTTTCCGTTAGCATCTGTAAAACCATAAGAAGCAATCTTTTTTGCTACGGTATCTAATGCAATTACATTGGCCATTTCTAACGGATTTCCGATAGAATCTTTTACCACACCCTTTATTTCTATTTGAGCACTAGTAATGCTAGCCACCATTAAAATGGCGATGAATATTATTTTTTTCATGTATTTTTATTGTGTTAATATCTCTTTATATGAAGTATAATTACATTCTACCTCGTCCACGGCCACCTCTTCGTTGAAATTGCTCTCGTAATTCTTCTGTTTTAACTCTAATAATTTCATTATACTCTTCTCTAGAGACCTCTTTTCCTTTAGTTGGTTCTTCAATAACTAACTCTCCATCGGTACTTATAGCTACTTCTGTACACAACATGGTAGTTCTACCAGCATTTACCTCTAAAATTAAACCTGGTAAGCCATAATATTTATCTGGACCAGTACTAACAGGTATTTGAGGGGTATACCAAGCCGTAATAGTTAACATGTTTTTTGCTTCCTTTTGTGCTGAATTTGTAGAGTCTTTCTTAGAGTTATTTCCTCTTCTTCGAAAAATACTTCCCCAATCTATATTGGTGTCTTCTTTAGTTAGTGTTGCTTTATAGCAAGTATATTGACCTATTTTTTTTGTTTCAGTTCCCAACTCCCATTGCTCTGGTACCATTTTCTCGGTAACTAAAAATCGCTTACTAAACTGTTCTACATCCTCAACCATTTTTTGGTCTTTAGAATTCTTGTAAATAGAACCTTGTCCGTTACTTCTACCCCAACTTGGACCTGAGGAGCCTGGTGCTTCCAAAGAAACATTTTCTTTAAAAGAAGAGGCAGTTTTGTTAAATGTAAGGGTGTATGTTTTTTCTAAGAAATTTTTCATACGAGCCATCATTTGCTTTTTCCTTTGCTCGCTCATTTGATCTCCAAACCTACTCATATCCATGGTGGTTTTAGACATATAAGTGGCTTTTCCTTGAAAGTTTTTTTGCGCAAAAGTGGTGCTTAAAATAAATGCAAATACGATTGATAATATTGACTTCATAATAATTTAATCTGATTTTTTTTTCAAAACTACTGTTATCCTACAAACCTATGACTTAAAAAAATCTTAAAGGTTTAATTTCATTTGAAAAAAAATCTGATTATCCGCCAAATCTAACATTAATGCCTCTTCCCAGATCCATTCCTTTTCTCCCTTTCATTTTTTCTAGCATCTCCTGGTCTTTTTCTTTTTTTATTTTATCAAACTTCTTTTGAGAAATTTTTTTCCCTTTTTTCGGAACTGAAATAGTTATTTCTTTATCATTTTTCATTTGAATTTCTGAACACATGATAGTTGTAGGTCCGTCGTTTATTTCTAAAATTAAACCTGGTAAACCACCGTACTCTTTAGGCCCATTACTAACCGGAATTTGCGGAGTAAACCAAGCTGTAGTAGTTTTTATGTACTTTTCTGTTTTTTTATCAAATACACCATTTACCATTTTCATAGTGCTTTTTTCTGCTTCTCTTGAGTAAGTAGCTTTGTAACAAGTATAATTACCAATATTCTTAGTTTCTGTGGTAACTTCCCAGTCTAAATTTTTAATGTCGTCTTTTATTAAAAAGACTTTCCCCATAATTTCTGTTTGATGAATATATTGCTGCTTTTTTAAATTCTTATACATAATTTTATTCTCTCCACTTCCAAACGAAATCATCTGTATGCCACCTGCTTTTGGATTGGGGGTTTTAAGAGCAACATCTTGTTTAAAAACTGACTCATTTTTTGTAAATGTTAAAATGTAAGTTTTTTGATTCATCTTTTTAAGTTGCTCCATAATTTGTGCTTGCAACTTGTCATTTTTTGCATCTTTATTACTTTCTTTTATTTTAAAAGTAGACTTTGTAAATGATTTGTAAATTGCTTTTCCTTGAAAATTTTGTGCTTGTAAAAAAAAGGTTATTGCTATTAAAGCAGCTGTGAATAATTTTTTCATGATAATGCTATTATTATTTATTGGTGACTTCTTTTGAAATATTAATTATTTTTTTCTGAATTTTATGTAACCTAATAATTAAACTATCCAGATTTTTTGTTTCTACACCAACAGTTACGTTAGATTTGAATTTATTTGTTGATTTTGGTAAATCAATTTCAAAAGAAACCTCAATTAAATCTGTAGGTTTATTGTCTTTAAAAACTTTTTTTAAATCAGAAAAATTTAACTTTTCTAAATTTTCAATAGTATTTACAGAATATTTAAAAGATTGTGTTGTTGTGAACTCTTTTTTATCAGTTGCTTGCTCTTGCTGAGCAGTTACTATAAAACTGGTAAGTAAAAAAAGTAATGATAGTATTTTTTTCATGGTAAAAATATTAGTGATTCTATGGCACACAAAGATGCATCTTTTTTGCCAGCTGAACAGTTAACGAATGTTAACGATTGTTAAGCCATAGAATTTAATGTTTTTAGAAACTATATTTGTAACATGATTATAAAAAAACACCAGTGGATTATCTATTTAATTGCCCTTACAATTTTAGCAACTATTGCTACACAGTTTTATTGGAATTATAAAAATTACGAAGAAAACAAAAGACAAGTTACTAACGAAATTCAATTAAGTTTAGACAATGCTGTAGAAGAATACTATGCAACCATTGCAAAAAACAACATTTTAACTATTATAAATACAAATGAATTAAATAGTAACAAAAAGGAACTTAACAAGAGTAAGCTAGGTGAAATTTTAAAAAAAATTAAAAACAATGTTCCTGGTGAAGCCTCTGTTAAAATACAGAGTTTACAGTTTTCTTCTAATCAAAAAATGACCAAACTTTCTACTGATTCTTTACTTAATACTGGTATAAGTTTTGTAAACAGTTTTAATCAAGAACATCATAAAAAATCACTTTCACTTTTATCCAAATTTAAAACTGACACAAATTTAAATTATCAAGAAAAATCTTCTAAACCAAAAGCAAAAATTTATTCAGGCAAAAAAGCAGCAGATAGTTTAAAATTAATAACCAATTTAAAACCCATTTTTATTTCTTTTTTAGATACTTCATTAGATTATACAAAAATAGATTCTTTAATTAATAATCAACTAAAACAAAAGAAAATAGAACTACAAACCAGTTTTCATCATTTAAAAAACGACACCCTTTTTCATCAAACAAAAGATTCGTTATTAGAGGCAACTGTTTTTACTGTAAGCTCTAAATCTACGTATTTAAAAGATAATGAAAGCTTTCAACTGGTTTACAACAACCCAAATTTCGAGGCTTTAAAACGTAGTTTTTTTGGCATCTCTCTTTCTTTACTATTGTCTTTAGCAGTAATTTCTAGTTTGTTTTATTTGTTAAAGGTAATTAGAGAACAAAAAGAATTGGCAACTATTAAAAACGATTTAATTAGCAATATTACACACGAATTTAAAACACCCATTGCAACAGTTTCTACAGCAATAGAAGCTATAGAAAATTTTAATGTTTTAGACGATAAAGAAAAAACAAAAAAATACCTTTCTATGTCTTCTATACAGTTAAAAAAATTACATCAAATGGTAGAGAAACTCCTAGAAACTGCCACTTTAGATAGCGAACAACTTATTCTTAAAAAAGAAAGCATAGATGTTGTAGAAATTATTGAAAAGCAAGTTTACAAACACCAATTAATTTCTAAAGAAAAAGAAATTACATTTTCTACCAACTTAACTCCTATCTATTTAAATGTTGATGTTTTTCATCTAGAAAACGCCATTTCTAACTTAATAGACAATGCTGTAAAATATGGCGGAAACAGAATTGAAATACATATAAATGCTGTTTTAAATACCACAGAAATTTCTGTAGCAGATAATGGAAATGGAATTGATAAACAGCAACAAGAAAAGATTTTCGATAAATTTTACAGAGTACCAAAAGGCAACACACACGATGTAAAAGGATTTGGAATTGGGTTGTATTATTGCAAAAAAATTATAGAAAAACATTTAGGAAGTGTAACGCTTTCATCAACAAAAAATAGTACTATTTTTAAAATAACCTTACCCAATGAATAACGTAAAAGTACTATTAGCAGAAGACGAAGCAAGTTTAGGCATGATTGTTAAAGAAAGCCTAGAATCTAGAAATTTTACTGTTTTTCATGCAGAAAATGGCGAAAAAGCTTTAGATATTTACAAAACAAAGCTACCAGATATTTTGGTTTTAGATGTAATGATGCCAAAAAAAGATGGTTTTACATTGGCAAAAGAAATAAGGCAGCAAAACAAACAAATACCTATTATATTTTTAACGGCAAAATCACAAACTGCAGATGTTTTAGAAGGTTTTAATAACGGCGGAAATGATTATTTAAAAAAACCATTTTCTATGGAAGAGTTAATAGTAAGAATAAAAAATTTACTGCAAAGAGAAGTTCAGCAAACTGCTACTAAAATTATTAAAATTGGCAATTATCAGTTTAATATTACCAAACAAACACTTACTATATACAATAAAGAAACACAACTTACTCACCGAGAAACACAATTGCTTTCGTTACTTTTTAATAAAAAAAATGAAGTAGTAGAAAGAACTATTATTTTAAATAAACTTTGGGGCAATGACAATTTTTTTACTGCTAGAAGCATGGATGTATTTATTTCTAGACTTCGAAAAAAACTTCAAAATGATAAAAATGTTCAAATTATAAACAGCAGAGGTTTTGGCTATAAATTGATTTGTTAATGGTGTGTCAATTCTAAAAAATGTGTACCTTTATGCACCAATAAATTTTTATACATTTTATTTATGCACGTTGCAATTGCAGGAAACATAGGCGCTGGTAAAACTACGCTAACCAAACTATTAGCTAAACACTACCAGTGGAAACCCCACTTTGAATCTGTAAACGAAAATCCATACTTAGATGATTTCTATACAGAAATGGAACGTTGGTCTTTTAATTTACAAGTTTACTTTTTAAACAGTCGTTTTAGACAAATTTTAGAGCTAAGAGAGTCTGGTAAAAACATTATACAAGATAGAACAATTTACGAGGACGCTCATATATTTGCACCCAATTTACATGCTATGGGTTTAATGACAAATAGAGATTTTAGCAATTACTCCTCCTTATTTGAGTTGATGGAAAATTTAGTAAAACCACCAGATTTATTAATTTACTTGCGTGCGGATATTTCTACACTAGTTAGTCAAATTCACAAGCGAGGTAGAGAATACGAAAACTCAATTTCTATCGATTACCTAAGTAGGTTAAATGAAAGATATGAAGCTTTTATTGCCACCTACAAAAAAGGGAAAGTGCTTGTAATTGATGTAGATAATTTAGATTTTGTTAAAAATCAAGAGGATTTAGGTTATATAATAGATCGAATAGATGCTCAAATAAATGGCTTGTTCTAAAATTCTGTAGATATACTATTAAAAAACCCTTCATTTTTTTTGAAGGGTTTTTAATTGAATTAGCTTTCGGTTAAGTTTATACTAATTCTAGTGCTTTACTAATATCTTGTAATAAATCTTCTATATCTTCTATACCTACACTTAAACGAATTAACCCATCTGTAATACCTAATTTGTCTCGTTCTTTTTGAGGGATAGCACTATGCGTCATAGTTACCGGATGACTTGCCAGACTCTCTACACCACCCAAAGATTCTGCCAATGTAAAAAGGCTTGTATTTTCTAAAAATAAAAAAGCTTTTTCTTTGGTATTTTCTTTTAATTGAAAAGAAACCATGCCTCCAAAATCATTCATTTGCTTTTTAGCAATAGTATAACTTTCGCTGTTTTTAAAACCCGGATAATAAACAGTAGACACTTTTTTGTGCTGTGCTAAAAAACTTGCAATTGCGTTTGCATTTTCGCAATGTCTTTGCATTCTTACATGCAAGGTTTTTATTCCTCTTATAGCTAAAAAAGAATCCATTGGACCTGCAATAGCACCTGCAGCAAACTGAATGAAATGAATTTCTTTTGCCAACTTTTTATTTTTTACAACTAAAGCTCCCATAACCAAATCGGAATGACCACCTAGGTATTTTGTTGCAGAATGCATTACAATATCTGCTCCCAAATTTAGCGGCTGTTGTAAATAAGGAGTCGCAAAAGTGTTATCTACAGCAATTAAAATATTAGAATTTATCGTTTTTACTGCGGTGGAAATTGCTTTTATATCGGCAATTTTCATTAACGGATTTGTAGGAGTTTCTATCCAAACTAATTTGGTGTTTTTAGTAATGGCAGCTGTAATATTTTTGGTATTACTCATTGCAACATACGTAAATATGAGTCCGTATTTTTCGAAAAGTTTCGTAAACATTCTGTAAGTTCCTCCATACAAATCGTCACCAGCTATAATTTCATCTCCTGGCTTTAACAATCTTAAGATACAATCTATAGCTGCTAAACCAGATGCAAAAGCAAAACCATTTGAGCCATTCTCTAAAGAGGCCAAGCTATTTTCTAATGCAGTTCTCGTAGGGTTTTTACCTCTAGAATATTGATATTCTTGTGGTTCTAAAAGATTGGTTTGCGCATAGGTAGAGGTCTGAAAAATGGGTGTCATAACTGCACCTGTAGTTGGCTCTGGTAGCTGACCTCCATGAATGGTTTGAGTGTTAAATTTCATACTTTTTTATTTTTTCTGATTTAAGAACATCAAAGAGCTTTTAAGTTTTAAAACAAGCTTTCAAAGAATGTTAGCCCAGATAGAGCGGTTTGTTTAATCTCTCTCGCTTTTGGGCGAGAAGCGAGTAGCGAAAGCTGGAAATAGCTACAAAAACTATAAAAACTTTTTAATAGCTCTTATAATTCCGTAGTGAATTCCTTCATGAAAATTATTAAAATTAATAGCCGTTTTTATACTATCTAACACAAAACCCGTGCTTGTAGGATAGCTGGTAAAATTCTCGAAAATACCAGCGTTAAAATCTTCTTCTAAAGTATCTGGCAAACCTAAAAGTAATTCTTTAACCTCATCAAACTCCTCTTGTGTAAATGTTTTTGTTGGCAACGTTCCTTTTTTATGCTGCTCAATTAAATCGTCTGGACACAGGCAGTTTAGGTCAGATAATTTGTAATGTAGCAACTGTTGAGTAACAACAATGTGGGCAACATTCCAAGCAATATTATTTTTAAATCCGGACGGAATAACATGAATTTGTTCTAAGGATAAGTTCTCTAATTCTTTTAAAATTAAATTTCTTGAAGTTCTTAAAATATCGAATTGTGTCTTCATCTTTTATGATTATTTTTGGTGTAACAAATATAATTTAATATCATGAAGAAAGGTTACTTTTTACAAACTTGTGATACTTGCAAGCGGATTTTAAAAGAAATTGATACAAGCAATTTTAAACTACAAGAAATAAAATCGACTCCTGTAAATGAAGAACAATTGTCAGAAATGTACGCTATTTCTGGCAGCTATGAAGCTTTGTTTAACAAACGTGCTCGTTTGTATAAATCTTTAGGGTTAAAAGATAAATCTTTATCTGAGCAAGATTATAAAAATTATATTTTAAAAGAATACACTTTTCTAAAACGCCCAGTATTTATTGTTGATAATGAAATATTTATTGGAAACAGCAAGAAAGTTATTGAAGAGTTAAAAAATAAAATTAGTTAATATTGTAGCAT encodes:
- a CDS encoding arsenate reductase family protein, which produces MKKGYFLQTCDTCKRILKEIDTSNFKLQEIKSTPVNEEQLSEMYAISGSYEALFNKRARLYKSLGLKDKSLSEQDYKNYILKEYTFLKRPVFIVDNEIFIGNSKKVIEELKNKIS
- a CDS encoding carboxypeptidase-like regulatory domain-containing protein is translated as MKKIIFIAILMVASITSAQIEIKGVVKDSIGNPLEMANVIALDTVAKKIASYGFTDANGNFKLDVNRNTVYNIKISYIGFKEISDFIKTASSNVNKNYTMLEDNMLDGIEIVSKMPVTVKGDTIIYNADSFKNGSERKLKDVLEKLPGVEINDAGQIEVEGKAVEKIMVDGKEFFSGDSKLATENIPSNAVDKIQVLRNYSNVSQLSGVQNNQDRVAINIKLKEGKKNFWFGDITAGAGNAPDTGLYLFQPKLFYYSPKYTINVIGDVNNLGDVVLSRRDLRSFGGNFQSQSPSNGTNISIGEAGIGFLTANANNANRIETKLSALNFSYSPNKKLDLSGFLIWSSNSNGQRNINTIDYINPNTPDDVVDNTTDQTSNTGLFRFTTVYKKDFNNQLNYNLSGRFTNEFRVDNINSRVLSDITETENATPYTINQDFSYFYTASEKSIFALEVKHLLQDEDPFYIASLENDPNNNNELDRNDRDGFDDAAASLGLDRSNLFYNLEQDRRVKTNQLDAKLDYYYILNSKSNLNFVGGTILSNQNFNSRFFQILDNGTQLNPTPTINGITDPQTTNDTEYNFADFYAGVRYRLKAGIFTFTPGFTVHSYNSKNTQYGTEFFQDNFVRFLPEFQAIAQFKRSESLRFSYRQQVNFTDVNQIARGIVANDYDSFFAGNASLLNASSHNVSLNYSSFNLFNGTNAFARINYNKTIDQVNRNTIFQPNSVVSTSTTLNSPLDNENFTAFANFGKRFRKIQTSLGGNFSYNKTYQFLNSLENTNESISRGINTRIGTNFTKAPNISLRYSVSFQDQSNSSRATDIKSVIHRPSIDFDAYIWDSVTLTSDYSFSEVRQNGNSTNNFSVWNAKLAYRKDRDAKWEYELVGNNLLATGSQASVNQGIISFSINERFILPRFVSFRVRYSL
- a CDS encoding response regulator transcription factor is translated as MNNVKVLLAEDEASLGMIVKESLESRNFTVFHAENGEKALDIYKTKLPDILVLDVMMPKKDGFTLAKEIRQQNKQIPIIFLTAKSQTADVLEGFNNGGNDYLKKPFSMEELIVRIKNLLQREVQQTATKIIKIGNYQFNITKQTLTIYNKETQLTHRETQLLSLLFNKKNEVVERTIILNKLWGNDNFFTARSMDVFISRLRKKLQNDKNVQIINSRGFGYKLIC
- a CDS encoding DinB family protein encodes the protein MKTQFDILRTSRNLILKELENLSLEQIHVIPSGFKNNIAWNVAHIVVTQQLLHYKLSDLNCLCPDDLIEQHKKGTLPTKTFTQEEFDEVKELLLGLPDTLEEDFNAGIFENFTSYPTSTGFVLDSIKTAINFNNFHEGIHYGIIRAIKKFL
- a CDS encoding deoxynucleoside kinase is translated as MHVAIAGNIGAGKTTLTKLLAKHYQWKPHFESVNENPYLDDFYTEMERWSFNLQVYFLNSRFRQILELRESGKNIIQDRTIYEDAHIFAPNLHAMGLMTNRDFSNYSSLFELMENLVKPPDLLIYLRADISTLVSQIHKRGREYENSISIDYLSRLNERYEAFIATYKKGKVLVIDVDNLDFVKNQEDLGYIIDRIDAQINGLF
- a CDS encoding GLPGLI family protein, with protein sequence MKSILSIVFAFILSTTFAQKNFQGKATYMSKTTMDMSRFGDQMSEQRKKQMMARMKNFLEKTYTLTFNKTASSFKENVSLEAPGSSGPSWGRSNGQGSIYKNSKDQKMVEDVEQFSKRFLVTEKMVPEQWELGTETKKIGQYTCYKATLTKEDTNIDWGSIFRRRGNNSKKDSTNSAQKEAKNMLTITAWYTPQIPVSTGPDKYYGLPGLILEVNAGRTTMLCTEVAISTDGELVIEEPTKGKEVSREEYNEIIRVKTEELREQFQRRGGRGRGRM
- the gldA gene encoding gliding motility-associated ABC transporter ATP-binding subunit GldA — translated: MSIKVTSVSKSYKTQKALNDVSFFAGKGEIIGFLGPNGAGKSTLMKILTGYIQPTNGQVYINDIDVLQFPIKAQKSIGYLPEHNPLYKEMYVREYLQFRAAIFKINKGDIETCIEKVGLKKEVSKKISQLSKGYQQRVGLAAAILHNPDVLILDEPTTGLDPNQIIEIRTLIKELGKDKTVLFSTHIMQEVEAVCDRVLIIKKGEILVDKKIDALKKHKHQVIEVTFDITVDVNLFKKLPNIVSLENTTENTWQLVFESDLDMRSQIFDLAQENNLKILGLNTQNKNLETFFREVTG
- a CDS encoding sensor histidine kinase, producing MIIKKHQWIIYLIALTILATIATQFYWNYKNYEENKRQVTNEIQLSLDNAVEEYYATIAKNNILTIINTNELNSNKKELNKSKLGEILKKIKNNVPGEASVKIQSLQFSSNQKMTKLSTDSLLNTGISFVNSFNQEHHKKSLSLLSKFKTDTNLNYQEKSSKPKAKIYSGKKAADSLKLITNLKPIFISFLDTSLDYTKIDSLINNQLKQKKIELQTSFHHLKNDTLFHQTKDSLLEATVFTVSSKSTYLKDNESFQLVYNNPNFEALKRSFFGISLSLLLSLAVISSLFYLLKVIREQKELATIKNDLISNITHEFKTPIATVSTAIEAIENFNVLDDKEKTKKYLSMSSIQLKKLHQMVEKLLETATLDSEQLILKKESIDVVEIIEKQVYKHQLISKEKEITFSTNLTPIYLNVDVFHLENAISNLIDNAVKYGGNRIEIHINAVLNTTEISVADNGNGIDKQQQEKIFDKFYRVPKGNTHDVKGFGIGLYYCKKIIEKHLGSVTLSSTKNSTIFKITLPNE
- a CDS encoding cystathionine gamma-synthase — translated: MKFNTQTIHGGQLPEPTTGAVMTPIFQTSTYAQTNLLEPQEYQYSRGKNPTRTALENSLASLENGSNGFAFASGLAAIDCILRLLKPGDEIIAGDDLYGGTYRMFTKLFEKYGLIFTYVAMSNTKNITAAITKNTKLVWIETPTNPLMKIADIKAISTAVKTINSNILIAVDNTFATPYLQQPLNLGADIVMHSATKYLGGHSDLVMGALVVKNKKLAKEIHFIQFAAGAIAGPMDSFLAIRGIKTLHVRMQRHCENANAIASFLAQHKKVSTVYYPGFKNSESYTIAKKQMNDFGGMVSFQLKENTKEKAFLFLENTSLFTLAESLGGVESLASHPVTMTHSAIPQKERDKLGITDGLIRLSVGIEDIEDLLQDISKALELV
- a CDS encoding GLPGLI family protein, giving the protein MKKLFTAALIAITFFLQAQNFQGKAIYKSFTKSTFKIKESNKDAKNDKLQAQIMEQLKKMNQKTYILTFTKNESVFKQDVALKTPNPKAGGIQMISFGSGENKIMYKNLKKQQYIHQTEIMGKVFLIKDDIKNLDWEVTTETKNIGNYTCYKATYSREAEKSTMKMVNGVFDKKTEKYIKTTTAWFTPQIPVSNGPKEYGGLPGLILEINDGPTTIMCSEIQMKNDKEITISVPKKGKKISQKKFDKIKKEKDQEMLEKMKGRKGMDLGRGINVRFGG